A stretch of DNA from Juglans microcarpa x Juglans regia isolate MS1-56 chromosome 5D, Jm3101_v1.0, whole genome shotgun sequence:
CCGATcacttcattttgtatttttttttttttttttgtatttttttttaatttgtctttttttaatatattttttttaaatattaaaaaatacagaaatataaaaaaatataaaaaaatacaaaatgaagtgATCGGTAAACTTCATCGGTCAAAAGCGCGGGTATCCCTAGCAGTATCCTAAAATTAAATAGCTCAAATTTCAAAGGGCAACACTGTAAGGCAAGGATAGATTTGATCACTGTTATCATTTTGCTAAAGGCAGATAAAGCATATTCTCCATATTATGATAGAAGATAAGCAGTTGCTAGAAAAACTACCTGTTTATATAATTGGCAAGATTTAAACCAAAGAACTAACCCCATCACCATCCGCTCACCTTACCCATTACTCTACCACCAGGCCAAGACCAGAGATGAGAGATTACAAGTGCCAAAGCAATGGCCTAATTCTTGGAATGTCTAGTTCCAAGATTGTAATAGCAGTAGGGAATAAATAAGGACTCATATgcaaatcaaaatatgaagCACTTACAGCAGGGTTATATATGTCTATCTCTTCATGAGCACAATTCAAATCACCAGTCAAAATGACAGGCTTCGACTTTTCCAGCTCCTGCATCAATAATGAATAGCACAATAAACAAATGAGTCACTTCTATAAAAAGAACATATAATCACAGAGTATATACACCTTGTCAAGACAACAAACATGCATGTACCTGGTGCATTGTAGAGTTTTAAAGCATCAAAGGTTGTAATAAGCTACACAGTATTGGCAAGAGCATCCAACTAAAACTCAACTAGGCATAAAACATTGTTGCCATATGATCGTTAAGCACTAAGCCATCAAAGATATGCGAATCCATTTCAATTATTTGCAGGACTGACCCAAACACTTTACTCCCGAGATCATTCTTAGGACAAGATTTAAGGTACATCCGACATGAATAACAGAATTCTGCTTGTATACaggaaaaatgaaaagcaaagagaaggaagatgaatatatatagcAAACCGATGCATaacatattacaaaaataaaaaagaaacagaaaagggTGAGCAAAAGCAATCTTACTTTCATGTAATTGCTCAGAGATGGATCCCATTGTGTAACCCTGTAAGACTAGAATCAAAATCAGAGTCAATGGTCCAGAAAATGAAACTAAGAGACTCTAGTAATGTAGTGGAAGATGCTTGAGGTAAAGTACCAGTCTTCTCAAGCCATCTCCAGAGTTAGGGACGTATCCACTCAATAGATAAAATGAATCAAACTCTGCCATCACAAGCCGCCCCTCACTATCATGATCTGATATGCCTAGGCCATATCTGACTGAAAGTGGCTTTACCTGTCAGACAAGTGCCAATGTTCATCAGCGAAACAAAACCAGCCAAAACCATAACTTAAAAGCAAAAGTTTGCATTCAtaaacttttttctcttttttcttgtcataaaatcatttttaaaagaaatgcacatgataaaataaataaggtaaaaaaaaaatgttaaaacatATGCTAGTAACAAAATAATGCtgtataatattgaaaaataattattaggtgACTAGAACAGGAACATTCAGCAGGATTAGTTTTGCAAGAACATACTtgtcaaaaaatttttttgcaaGAAACAGCCATCACTAAAATGATGGCAAATCTCAGCACAATATATCGACTATAATGTCTTCTATATATGCCAGACAGGCAGAATGGACAATGctacaataacaaaaagatttaaaatatacTTGATGCTCTAAAGACCTAAATTTAACAGCCTCTATTGGAAAAAGAATAAGCATACCCTTGAGATAATCGCTGTTCCAGAATAACCAAGCTTGGAAACACTACAACTCCAGAAGCTGTTCTCGTAGCCATCTATGAGACACTGTTTGATATTCTCAACATCCTTCTCCTGTTTTGAGAATTTAAAGATGCAAttatataaaacaaacaaaagcatgaacagatataaatgaaatgaagaacAAGATTATCCATGACACACTGTCTGATATCCTCACCATCAACTGTAGAGAGATGCTCACAGCATttcaatttaaaagaaaatataataataggcTAAATTCATTCACCTAACAAACATATGGTAAGCCAAAAAAAACCTACTTCaaaactaaagaagaagagCTAAGCTTTGTCTTGGTCATATTATTTCAAAAGAATATTCTACTTTCCCAGACGAGAAAATGTGACTTCCATATACAGCCCCAAAATGAGACGGgaaatacaatttttctttatttcgaTAGGTAATGAGATGGGAAGTACTCTAGTATGTCCTCTGTATGTAGCAGGATGTTTCACAGTGGGCTAGGTTTTAATGCATTAcgtttttttataagcaataaAGCATCTAGTAGAAGTGCCAAAGGGTGCACTACATCAACATATACAAGAGAACCACcaatagagggaaaaaaagaacaacaaaaacttTATATAGTCTTTTTACAGTGACAGTTCTCAcagaaatttttacaaaaaagtcCTGCCTTGAAGACTTTGAACTCTAGCATTCAGGACTGATAGAATGCTTATCCAGCTGCCTCTTTAAATAATAGCTTAGCAATCTTAATATGCATTACCTACCTGCCAAAATAGTTTATATACCTTATTTGGGTGATCATGGAACGGTTCAAAGCTGTTTCCAAATTCTTAACCACCACccagagaaaggaaaagggGAAACAAGGAAATTTGCAGCAGTCACAATGGCTAAGAAAAGCATAGATTCGTGAAACTAAAAGGAAATAATTCTTTTCCCACTTAGTGCCAAGTTGAATAGAGGAACCGATTACCTACTCTGACTCAAAACTAACCCAGGCCATAGATGACAAAATGGTAAAGATAGATGTAATAAATCCCAAGCTGTATGCATACGCGGTCTACAATGGTGCACTTTTGAGGGGCATGATGTTTCAAAggcaaaaaaatacaactacaCCACTCGAGTCATTCTTCCAAAATAATAACACAGTGCAATATTGCAAATGAACCAAAAATTCAAACTTGCTAAACTAggtttttatcaaattaataaaagcCTTGATATAACCACAGTTTCTACCAATTCCTACCCACAAGAAACAGAACATGCATTTATATACTTGCCTGTAGCTTGGTCTCTTGCAAGCACAAAACATCAAAATCTTCCCTTTGGGAAAGTTGCAGCGCAGAAAATCCCTCTAATTTCAATAAAGCTCTTAATCCATTGACATTCCAAGACATGAGCTTCATATATCTTGTGTCCCGGGTTAGAGGCGGAGGCCTCATGGTTTTAGGATTATAAGGAATCCAACCTTTCTGAGGCTTCTTGTGGGCAAGGACTGTCCATGGTTCAGTTTGTATGACAGGCATAACTCCTTCGTCAGCATTAACAACTTCATGAACAATCTTTGAagaaacttttctctttgtGTCCAAGACCATCCCGCCTACCAACATTAACGACAGACAATGACTCGTTTAAGTTAAACCAATTGAACGTCCGATTTAAGCAGAACATTATACGGAAGGGAGAGGGGGGAGGGAGATTTGCTCCAAAAATAGATGATCATGTCAAAGCATTATGGTAAGAACAAAATCCTAAGCACCTGAACCTTCATCACATCTGATTGACagattttgtttctttgtgaCCCTTTTAGTCTTGAATTTGATAATACTATCCTCAGTTGCAGATTTCTTTACCCTTCCCTTATGTTGCGGAAGTCCAGGAACTTCCAAATCAGTGTTGACATCTTCAACACAGTCTTCTTTAGAGAAGTCCTTATCACTACATTTTACAGATATATTTTCAGCAGAAAAGGATGCTTGTTCTTCTACCGTCAGAGAAGTTTTACCTGCACATACGAGAATCTTACCGTTGGAAATAAGCAACACGAATCTTACTCGGATACATTGTAGAGAGCAAAAGGGGATAGAAaggaaatattgaaatatattagtggttagtaaaatattattagttattAAAAAACTCTTCTTTTGCTCcgtgtttttattatttaacacCCACAATACATGGAGCAGGGTAAAATACTGTGGAAGAACATGTAGGATTACCATCTATCTTCTTTTCCGCAAAACACTTCAAAGCATTCAGAAGATCGCGTTTACAGCCTTTGGCAGGGACCCCAACGCTCCTGAAGATTTCAAAAGATTAGAAAACACTTGAAATCGcaagataaagaaaagaaaggcacCACCTCCTACTGATAAACGGCTGCACTCGTATCATTCTCCACGGTGAAAACATACTTACAGAGACCATTTCCAATAGGTGAAAAAGTGCCGAGACTTAAAAAGAGCCATATTCACTCACAAAGCAGATAAGCAGGTACTAACCTCAATGTAGCCCTGAGCTCTTGAACGGTCATTGCCTCGATTCTCGCAGGGTCATCCTTAAATCGTTCAAACTCAACTGAAGAGTTCTTCACACCATTTTCCTATGTGTAAACTAATACTAAATCAATATGAACTACAATCCGACACACTCGAATGACCATAATTTTATGACCATAAAGCATACAACTGAGAACAAAATCAGCCCATTAAAAAATAGGTGAAGCAACAGCAAACAACATTTACAACAACCTTCTCAGAAGTCGAGTTTGCACCCACTAATCCTTTcagtttcttctctttcttgtcCTCAAATGACACGGGTAGCGATGAATTTGAGATGAGTCGTTTGGACCCCATTGTGCATACTCTAAAAGAGATCAATGTTCCAATTCTCAAATTCCTTCTTGGAGCTACTGCAAAGCTACAATTCCCTTAGTCAGCCAAATGGTAAAAAGAAATAATCacataacataaaagaaattaaagtttTTCGACTCCGAAGGTATTTGCCTTTTCTTCTCAATCATATACCTTTCACAAGAATGTCTCGATATTTGGTTTCTCGGCGACCAAATAAAGAGTcaagtaaaataatataaaggaaAGGAATTcggaaaattaatatttaaaaaaaactaaattttgtttgatatattgTTGAGACAGAGAGAGACCTTGGAAGGTTTATGAAACTCTTA
This window harbors:
- the LOC121265094 gene encoding DNA-(apurinic or apyrimidinic site) endonuclease, chloroplastic isoform X2; the encoded protein is MKQALHLQLKSFINLPSFAVAPRRNLRIGTLISFRVCTMGSKRLISNSSLPVSFEDKKEKKLKGLVGANSTSEKVVVNENGVKNSSVEFERFKDDPARIEAMTVQELRATLRSVGVPAKGCKRDLLNALKCFAEKKIDGKTSLTVEEQASFSAENISVKCSDKDFSKEDCVEDVNTDLEVPGLPQHKGRVKKSATEDSIIKFKTKRVTKKQNLSIRCDEGGMVLDTKRKVSSKIVHEVVNADEGVMPVIQTEPWTVLAHKKPQKGWIPYNPKTMRPPPLTRDTRYMKLMSWNVNGLRALLKLEGFSALQLSQREDFDVLCLQETKLQEKDVENIKQCLIDGYENSFWSCSVSKLGYSGTAIISRVKPLSVRYGLGISDHDSEGRLVMAEFDSFYLLSGYVPNSGDGLRRLSYRVTQWDPSLSNYMKELEKSKPVILTGDLNCAHEEIDIYNPAGNKRSAGFTDEERQSFGTNFLSRGFVDTFRRQHPGVVGYTYWGYRHGGRKTNRGWRLDYFLVSESIADKVYDSYILSDVGGSDHCPVGLILKL
- the LOC121265094 gene encoding DNA-(apurinic or apyrimidinic site) endonuclease, chloroplastic isoform X3, coding for MKQALHLQLKSFINLPSFAVAPRRNLRIGTLISFRVCTMGSKRLISNSSLPVSFEDKKEKKLKGLVGANSTSEKENGVKNSSVEFERFKDDPARIEAMTVQELRATLRSVGVPAKGCKRDLLNALKCFAEKKIDGKTSLTVEEQASFSAENISVKCSDKDFSKEDCVEDVNTDLEVPGLPQHKGRVKKSATEDSIIKFKTKRVTKKQNLSIRCDEGSGGMVLDTKRKVSSKIVHEVVNADEGVMPVIQTEPWTVLAHKKPQKGWIPYNPKTMRPPPLTRDTRYMKLMSWNVNGLRALLKLEGFSALQLSQREDFDVLCLQETKLQEKDVENIKQCLIDGYENSFWSCSVSKLGYSGTAIISRVKPLSVRYGLGISDHDSEGRLVMAEFDSFYLLSGYVPNSGDGLRRLSYRVTQWDPSLSNYMKELEKSKPVILTGDLNCAHEEIDIYNPAGNKRSAGFTDEERQSFGTNFLSRGFVDTFRRQHPGVVGYTYWGYRHGGRKTNRGWRLDYFLVSESIADKVYDSYILSDVGGSDHCPVGLILKL
- the LOC121265094 gene encoding DNA-(apurinic or apyrimidinic site) endonuclease, chloroplastic isoform X5, with product MKQALHLQLKSFINLPSFAVAPRRNLRIGTLISFRVCTMGSKRLISNSSLPVSFEDKKEKKLKGLVGANSTSEKVVVNENGVKNSSVEFERFKDDPARIEAMTVQELRATLRSVGVPAKGCKRDLLNALKCFAEKKIDGGMVLDTKRKVSSKIVHEVVNADEGVMPVIQTEPWTVLAHKKPQKGWIPYNPKTMRPPPLTRDTRYMKLMSWNVNGLRALLKLEGFSALQLSQREDFDVLCLQETKLQEKDVENIKQCLIDGYENSFWSCSVSKLGYSGTAIISRVKPLSVRYGLGISDHDSEGRLVMAEFDSFYLLSGYVPNSGDGLRRLSYRVTQWDPSLSNYMKELEKSKPVILTGDLNCAHEEIDIYNPAGNKRSAGFTDEERQSFGTNFLSRGFVDTFRRQHPGVVGYTYWGYRHGGRKTNRGWRLDYFLVSESIADKVYDSYILSDVGGSDHCPVGLILKL
- the LOC121265094 gene encoding DNA-(apurinic or apyrimidinic site) endonuclease, chloroplastic isoform X1, which translates into the protein MKQALHLQLKSFINLPSFAVAPRRNLRIGTLISFRVCTMGSKRLISNSSLPVSFEDKKEKKLKGLVGANSTSEKVVVNENGVKNSSVEFERFKDDPARIEAMTVQELRATLRSVGVPAKGCKRDLLNALKCFAEKKIDGKTSLTVEEQASFSAENISVKCSDKDFSKEDCVEDVNTDLEVPGLPQHKGRVKKSATEDSIIKFKTKRVTKKQNLSIRCDEGSGGMVLDTKRKVSSKIVHEVVNADEGVMPVIQTEPWTVLAHKKPQKGWIPYNPKTMRPPPLTRDTRYMKLMSWNVNGLRALLKLEGFSALQLSQREDFDVLCLQETKLQEKDVENIKQCLIDGYENSFWSCSVSKLGYSGTAIISRVKPLSVRYGLGISDHDSEGRLVMAEFDSFYLLSGYVPNSGDGLRRLSYRVTQWDPSLSNYMKELEKSKPVILTGDLNCAHEEIDIYNPAGNKRSAGFTDEERQSFGTNFLSRGFVDTFRRQHPGVVGYTYWGYRHGGRKTNRGWRLDYFLVSESIADKVYDSYILSDVGGSDHCPVGLILKL
- the LOC121265094 gene encoding DNA-(apurinic or apyrimidinic site) endonuclease, chloroplastic isoform X4, giving the protein MGSKRLISNSSLPVSFEDKKEKKLKGLVGANSTSEKVVVNENGVKNSSVEFERFKDDPARIEAMTVQELRATLRSVGVPAKGCKRDLLNALKCFAEKKIDGKTSLTVEEQASFSAENISVKCSDKDFSKEDCVEDVNTDLEVPGLPQHKGRVKKSATEDSIIKFKTKRVTKKQNLSIRCDEGSGGMVLDTKRKVSSKIVHEVVNADEGVMPVIQTEPWTVLAHKKPQKGWIPYNPKTMRPPPLTRDTRYMKLMSWNVNGLRALLKLEGFSALQLSQREDFDVLCLQETKLQEKDVENIKQCLIDGYENSFWSCSVSKLGYSGTAIISRVKPLSVRYGLGISDHDSEGRLVMAEFDSFYLLSGYVPNSGDGLRRLSYRVTQWDPSLSNYMKELEKSKPVILTGDLNCAHEEIDIYNPAGNKRSAGFTDEERQSFGTNFLSRGFVDTFRRQHPGVVGYTYWGYRHGGRKTNRGWRLDYFLVSESIADKVYDSYILSDVGGSDHCPVGLILKL
- the LOC121265094 gene encoding DNA-(apurinic or apyrimidinic site) endonuclease, chloroplastic isoform X6; this encodes MTVQELRATLRSVGVPAKGCKRDLLNALKCFAEKKIDGKTSLTVEEQASFSAENISVKCSDKDFSKEDCVEDVNTDLEVPGLPQHKGRVKKSATEDSIIKFKTKRVTKKQNLSIRCDEGSGGMVLDTKRKVSSKIVHEVVNADEGVMPVIQTEPWTVLAHKKPQKGWIPYNPKTMRPPPLTRDTRYMKLMSWNVNGLRALLKLEGFSALQLSQREDFDVLCLQETKLQEKDVENIKQCLIDGYENSFWSCSVSKLGYSGTAIISRVKPLSVRYGLGISDHDSEGRLVMAEFDSFYLLSGYVPNSGDGLRRLSYRVTQWDPSLSNYMKELEKSKPVILTGDLNCAHEEIDIYNPAGNKRSAGFTDEERQSFGTNFLSRGFVDTFRRQHPGVVGYTYWGYRHGGRKTNRGWRLDYFLVSESIADKVYDSYILSDVGGSDHCPVGLILKL
- the LOC121265094 gene encoding DNA-(apurinic or apyrimidinic site) endonuclease, chloroplastic isoform X7; amino-acid sequence: MKQALHLQLKSFINLPSFAVAPRRNLRIGTLISFRVCTMGSKRLISNSSLPVSFEDKKEKKLKGLVGANSTSEKVVVNENGVKNSSVEFERFKDDPARIEAMTVQELRATLRSVGVPAKGCKRDLLNALKCFAEKKIDGKTSLTVEEQASFSAENISVKCSDKDFSKEDCVEDVNTDLEVPGLPQHKGRVKKSATEDSIIKFKTKRVTKKQNLSIRCDEGSGGMVLDTKRKVSSKIVHEVVNADEGVMPVIQTEPWTVLAHKKPQKGWIPYNPKTMRPPPLTRDTRYMKLMSWNVNGLRALLKLEGFSALQLSQREDFDVLCLQETKLQEKDVENIKQCLIDGYENSFWSCSVSKLGYSGTAIISRVKPLSVRYGLGISDHDSEGRLVMAEFDSFYLLSGYVPNSGDGLRRLGYTMGSISEQLHERAGKVEACHFDW